Proteins co-encoded in one Candidatus Roizmanbacteria bacterium CG_4_9_14_0_2_um_filter_38_17 genomic window:
- a CDS encoding histidine phosphatase family protein has product MKNRFYLVRHGKTKKQIGDPPLSIKGIKQARSTAKYFKLLPIQKLLASPIIRTQQTAQYIADVLALDVVTLNLLRERVNWGDDPNQTFDDFLAMWQRASLERNWQPPVGDSSYAAGERICKIISSTPDELSHIVLVTHGGIITDFLRNVFEASLLDNRLTNFSKAKDGSLIECSITIVDYYTDKSAYDLVELGSTSHLHEL; this is encoded by the coding sequence ATGAAAAATCGTTTCTACCTTGTTCGTCATGGAAAAACAAAAAAACAAATCGGGGATCCTCCTCTTTCGATAAAAGGAATAAAGCAGGCTCGTAGTACAGCTAAATACTTCAAGTTATTACCAATACAAAAGCTTTTAGCAAGCCCTATTATAAGAACTCAACAGACAGCTCAGTATATTGCTGATGTCCTTGCTTTAGATGTCGTAACGCTTAATCTTCTGAGAGAACGCGTAAATTGGGGAGACGATCCAAATCAGACTTTTGATGACTTTCTAGCTATGTGGCAAAGAGCGTCACTTGAAAGAAACTGGCAACCACCAGTAGGAGATTCATCTTATGCTGCCGGAGAGCGAATATGTAAAATTATTTCCTCAACTCCTGATGAATTAAGTCATATTGTTTTGGTTACCCACGGAGGTATTATTACTGATTTTCTACGAAATGTTTTTGAGGCAAGCTTACTTGATAATAGACTTACAAATTTCAGCAAGGCAAAAGACGGAAGTCTCATTGAGTGTTCAATTACTATAGTAGATTACTATACAGATAAATCAGCTTATGATCTAGTTGAGCTTGGTTCTACGAGTCACTTACATGAGCTTTAG
- a CDS encoding NAD-dependent epimerase: MTKNHLQQFYSNKEILITGGLGFIGSNLAIALVKLGAHVTLIDSLIPDYGGNLFNIQEVKNKLNINISDVRDRPSINYLVKDKDILFNLAGTLSHIDSMTDPFTDLEVNCVSQLSILEACRLNNPLIKIVWAGTRNQYGRPTYLPVDENHPQVPTDVNGINNIAGEQYHLLYFHIYGIKTTSLRLTNCYGPRHQMKHSRQGVLNWFLRQLIDSNEIKLMGAGSQIRDINYVDDVVDAFLLSAASDNTWGQAFNLGGEAVSLEEFIKTAITVYGKGKYSCVEFSEDRKKIEVGSYIANWEKFNKYVGWKPMTTLENGIKLTLNFYEKNKNYYWD; encoded by the coding sequence ATGACAAAGAATCATCTTCAACAGTTTTATAGCAATAAAGAAATTTTAATAACAGGCGGACTTGGATTCATTGGTAGCAACCTTGCAATAGCACTAGTAAAGCTCGGAGCACATGTCACTTTAATTGATTCACTCATTCCCGATTACGGTGGTAATTTATTTAATATTCAGGAGGTAAAAAATAAATTAAATATTAACATCTCCGACGTCCGAGACCGCCCCAGTATAAATTATTTAGTAAAGGATAAAGATATATTGTTTAACTTAGCAGGAACATTAAGCCACATAGATAGCATGACCGATCCTTTTACAGATCTTGAAGTAAATTGTGTCAGTCAATTATCAATTCTTGAGGCATGCAGACTTAATAATCCATTGATTAAGATTGTTTGGGCAGGAACTAGAAATCAATATGGAAGACCAACATATCTACCTGTAGATGAAAATCATCCACAAGTTCCTACAGATGTTAACGGAATAAATAACATCGCAGGTGAACAATACCATTTGCTGTATTTCCATATATATGGAATAAAAACTACTTCTTTAAGACTTACTAATTGCTATGGTCCACGTCACCAGATGAAACATTCACGACAAGGAGTATTAAATTGGTTTCTTCGTCAATTAATAGATAGCAATGAAATAAAACTAATGGGTGCTGGGTCACAAATAAGAGACATAAATTATGTCGATGATGTTGTTGATGCCTTTCTATTATCAGCAGCATCCGATAACACTTGGGGACAAGCATTTAATTTAGGAGGTGAAGCAGTAAGTCTTGAGGAGTTTATAAAAACTGCAATAACAGTATATGGAAAAGGTAAATATAGTTGCGTCGAATTTTCAGAGGATCGGAAAAAAATAGAGGTAGGAAGTTACATAGCAAACTGGGAAAAATTTAATAAATATGTTGGATGGAAACCAATGACCACATTAGAAAATGGAATTAAATTAACATTAAATTTTTATGAAAAAAACAAAAACTACTATTGGGATTAA